Proteins encoded by one window of Arabidopsis thaliana chromosome 2, partial sequence:
- the ERD15 gene encoding dehydration-induced protein (ERD15) (EARLY RESPONSIVE TO DEHYDRATION 15 (ERD15); BEST Arabidopsis thaliana protein match is: unknown protein (TAIR:AT4G14270.2); Has 35333 Blast hits to 34131 proteins in 2444 species: Archae - 798; Bacteria - 22429; Metazoa - 974; Fungi - 991; Plants - 531; Viruses - 0; Other Eukaryotes - 9610 (source: NCBI BLink).): MAMVSGRRSTLNPDAPLFIPAAVRQVEDFSPEWWQLVTTSTWYPDYWISQQQQGADGFYDNGENENGGGHIDVADLLPESFDFDDMEDFFDTDAAEFDQGFDGRMYYQAPSEFGKSVSFP, translated from the coding sequence ATGGCGATGGTATCAGGAAGACGATCTACTCTAAACCCCGACGCACCTCTTTTTATTCCGGCAGCTGTACGACAAGTGGAAGATTTCTCACCGGAGTGGTGGCAATTGGTGACAACTTCGACTTGGTACCCTGATTACTGGATCAGTCAGCAGCAGCAAGGCGCGGATGGTTTCTATGACAACGGAGAGAATGAGAATGGTGGAGGTCATATCGATGTAGCTGATCTTCTTCCAgaatcatttgattttgatgatatgGAAGATTTCTTTGACACTGATGCTGCTGAGTTTGATCAAGGATTCGATGGAAGAATGTATTACCAAGCACCTTCCGAATTTGGTAAGTCGGTTTCATTCCCCTGA
- the ERD15 gene encoding dehydration-induced protein (ERD15) (EARLY RESPONSIVE TO DEHYDRATION 15 (ERD15); BEST Arabidopsis thaliana protein match is: unknown protein (TAIR:AT4G14270.2); Has 169 Blast hits to 169 proteins in 23 species: Archae - 0; Bacteria - 0; Metazoa - 0; Fungi - 0; Plants - 169; Viruses - 0; Other Eukaryotes - 0 (source: NCBI BLink).), which produces MAMVSGRRSTLNPDAPLFIPAAVRQVEDFSPEWWQLVTTSTWYPDYWISQQQQGADGFYDNGENENGGGHIDVADLLPESFDFDDMEDFFDTDAAEFDQGFDGRMYYQAPSEFGFGKNGEMVKKSSGNRSPRSIVEPAKYAEKPAKWGNQRVAAAPRNIHQPR; this is translated from the exons ATGGCGATGGTATCAGGAAGACGATCTACTCTAAACCCCGACGCACCTCTTTTTATTCCGGCAGCTGTACGACAAGTGGAAGATTTCTCACCGGAGTGGTGGCAATTGGTGACAACTTCGACTTGGTACCCTGATTACTGGATCAGTCAGCAGCAGCAAGGCGCGGATGGTTTCTATGACAACGGAGAGAATGAGAATGGTGGAGGTCATATCGATGTAGCTGATCTTCTTCCAgaatcatttgattttgatgatatgGAAGATTTCTTTGACACTGATGCTGCTGAGTTTGATCAAGGATTCGATGGAAGAATGTATTACCAAGCACCTTCCGAATTTG GCTTTGGAAAGAATGGTGAGATGGTTAAGAAATCAAGTGGAAACAGGAGCCCGAGATCGATTGTGGAACCAGCTAAGTATGCGGAAAAGCCAGCGAAATGGGGAAACCAGAGGGTTGCTGCTGCTCCGAGAAACATCCACCAGCCTCGCTGA
- a CDS encoding agamous-like MADS-box protein (unknown protein; BEST Arabidopsis thaliana protein match is: unknown protein (TAIR:AT2G41470.1); Has 30201 Blast hits to 17322 proteins in 780 species: Archae - 12; Bacteria - 1396; Metazoa - 17338; Fungi - 3422; Plants - 5037; Viruses - 0; Other Eukaryotes - 2996 (source: NCBI BLink).), with translation MGREGDQMKRKRRDLTNKTRGPCNFCEFSSSRYGCSSEDKLQEQDNEAVLRKEVERLRLLIKRMTGKEDIVSFTELLALQSHLMDVRSIVLEQKKEVELEEAERPHKQKKEAEHDADGMRRGVLVPCKFSASSLGERQEDPNGEAPLLQMQREFEQRSSESLQSEFDKLWLFNERMNGRELEGMTSFDLSILHIQILRALRALIDQKLGPRQEHRAWQRGELVCHTDKESVSGLAEPGRCSSDNDKDADSSLQCRLLLVSRKLRRFHNSYQRKSMPETRSVCQSRVTSD, from the exons ATGGGGAGAGAGGGCGATCAGATGAAGAGGAAGCGAAGAGATCTAACGAACAAGACGAGAGGGCCCTGCAATTTCTGCGAATTCTCCAGCAGCAG ATATGGATGCAGCTCTGAAGATAAGCTGCAGGAGCAAGACAATGAAGCAGTG CTGCGGAAAGAAGTCGAGAGATTACGGCTTTTGATCAA GAGAATGACTGGGAAGGAAGATATTGTCAGCTTCACCGAGCTGCTAGCTCTTCAAAGTCACCTTATGGATGTCCGATCCATTGTGCTGGAGCAAAAG AAGGAGGTAGAGCTGGAAGAAGCTGAAAGGCCGCACAAACAG AAGAAGGAAGCAGAGCATGATGCTGACGGTATGAGGAGAGGGGTTTTGGTTCCTTGCAAATTCTCTGCCAGCAG cTTGGGAGAAAGACAGGAAGATCCAAATGGTGAAGCACCACTG CTGCAAATGCAGAGGGAATTCGAGCAACGCAGCTCTGAATCCTTGCAGAGCGAGTTCGACAAATTATGGCTTTTTAACGA GAGAATGAATGGTAGAGAGCTCGAGGGTATGACTTCCTTCGACCTGTCCATACTTCACATTCAGATATTACGAGCTCTACGGGCTTTGATTGACCAAAAGTTGGGACCAAGACAAGAACATAGGGCATGGCAGCGCGGAGAG CTTGTTTGCCACACCGACAAGGAATCAGTCTCTGGGTTAGCTGAGCCCGGGAGATGTTCGTCGGATAATGACAAGGATGCTGACTCTTCCTTGCAATGTAGACTTCTTCTCGTTTCAAGAAAGCTCAGAAGATTCCATAATTCTTATCAGCGGAAGAGCATGCCGGAGACCAGGTCGGTCTGCCAGAGTCGAGTGACTTCCGATTGA
- a CDS encoding agamous-like MADS-box protein (unknown protein; EXPRESSED IN: sperm cell, male gametophyte, pollen tube; EXPRESSED DURING: L mature pollen stage, M germinated pollen stage; BEST Arabidopsis thaliana protein match is: unknown protein (TAIR:AT2G41470.1); Has 30201 Blast hits to 17322 proteins in 780 species: Archae - 12; Bacteria - 1396; Metazoa - 17338; Fungi - 3422; Plants - 5037; Viruses - 0; Other Eukaryotes - 2996 (source: NCBI BLink).), with protein MRRGVLVPCKFSASSLGERQEDPNGEAPLLQMQREFEQRSSESLQSEFDKLWLFNERMNGRELEGMTSFDLSILHIQILRALRALIDQKLGPRQEHRAWQRGELVCHTDKESVSGLAEPGRCSSDNDKDADSSLQCRLLLVSRKLRRFHNSYQRKSMPETRSVCQSRVTSD; from the exons ATGAGGAGAGGGGTTTTGGTTCCTTGCAAATTCTCTGCCAGCAG cTTGGGAGAAAGACAGGAAGATCCAAATGGTGAAGCACCACTG CTGCAAATGCAGAGGGAATTCGAGCAACGCAGCTCTGAATCCTTGCAGAGCGAGTTCGACAAATTATGGCTTTTTAACGA GAGAATGAATGGTAGAGAGCTCGAGGGTATGACTTCCTTCGACCTGTCCATACTTCACATTCAGATATTACGAGCTCTACGGGCTTTGATTGACCAAAAGTTGGGACCAAGACAAGAACATAGGGCATGGCAGCGCGGAGAG CTTGTTTGCCACACCGACAAGGAATCAGTCTCTGGGTTAGCTGAGCCCGGGAGATGTTCGTCGGATAATGACAAGGATGCTGACTCTTCCTTGCAATGTAGACTTCTTCTCGTTTCAAGAAAGCTCAGAAGATTCCATAATTCTTATCAGCGGAAGAGCATGCCGGAGACCAGGTCGGTCTGCCAGAGTCGAGTGACTTCCGATTGA
- a CDS encoding agamous-like MADS-box protein, producing the protein MGRGRIKMKLKGRRRDLTKKKVRELCDYCGFSSGIIRYDEQRPHERDHEAVSMENELKRLRLLTRRMTCKDLDGLTFPELLSLKSHLQTALLIVKDQTKKIEQLLKEDDGWMLIRRKDAEDGMGREVSVPCKFSTSSTGERQGDEAPAPPLSQLQLQFERRNAEPMMIEYGRLWLLKERMNGRQLDGMNNAELALLQAKIVHGLQELHEHMYAPTMEKIAKKRRYLLREVPGRS; encoded by the exons ATGGGGAGAGGAAGGATTAAGATGAAGTTGAAAGGGAGGCGAAGAGatttgacgaagaagaaggtgagagaGCTCTGCGATTATTGCGGATTCTCTAGCGGCATCATTAG GTATGATGAACAAAGGCCACACGAACGAGATCACGAAGCAGTG TCTATGGAGAATGAACTCAAGAGATTACGGCTTTTAACCAG GAGAATGACTTGTAAGGATCTCGATGGTCTGACTTTCCCCGAGCTGCTATCACTTAAAAGCCATCTACAGACTGCCTTGCTCATTGTGAAGGACCAAACG aagaagatagagCAGCTGcttaaagaagatgatgggTGGATGCTTATACGG AGGAAGGACGCAGAGGATGGTATGGGGAGAGAGGTTTCTGTTCCCTGCAAATTCTCTACCAGCAG CACGGGTGAGAGACAAGGTGATGAAGCACCAGCACCACCGCTG TCGCAACTGCAGCTACAATTCGAGAGACGAAATGCTGAACCCATGATGATCGAATACGGGAGATTATGGCTGTTGAAGGA GAGAATGAACGGTAGACAGCTCGACGGTATGAACAATGCCGAGCTGGCCTTACTTCAAGCTAAGATAGTACATGGATTGCAGGAGTTGCACGAGCATATGTATGCACCAACAATGGAAAAAATCGCTAAGAAGCGCAGATATCTGTTAAGAGAGGTTCCCGGCCGGAGCTGA
- a CDS encoding agamous-like MADS-box protein, with the protein MKLKGRRRDLTKKKVRELCDYCGFSSGIIRYDEQRPHERDHEAVSMENELKRLRLLTRRMTCKDLDGLTFPELLSLKSHLQTALLIVKDQTKKIEQLLKEDDGWMLIRRKDAEDGMGREVSVPCKFSTSSTGERQGDEAPAPPLSQLQLQFERRNAEPMMIEYGRLWLLKE; encoded by the exons ATGAAGTTGAAAGGGAGGCGAAGAGatttgacgaagaagaaggtgagagaGCTCTGCGATTATTGCGGATTCTCTAGCGGCATCATTAG GTATGATGAACAAAGGCCACACGAACGAGATCACGAAGCAGTG TCTATGGAGAATGAACTCAAGAGATTACGGCTTTTAACCAG GAGAATGACTTGTAAGGATCTCGATGGTCTGACTTTCCCCGAGCTGCTATCACTTAAAAGCCATCTACAGACTGCCTTGCTCATTGTGAAGGACCAAACG aagaagatagagCAGCTGcttaaagaagatgatgggTGGATGCTTATACGG AGGAAGGACGCAGAGGATGGTATGGGGAGAGAGGTTTCTGTTCCCTGCAAATTCTCTACCAGCAG CACGGGTGAGAGACAAGGTGATGAAGCACCAGCACCACCGCTG TCGCAACTGCAGCTACAATTCGAGAGACGAAATGCTGAACCCATGATGATCGAATACGGGAGATTATGGCTGTTGAAGGAGTAA
- a CDS encoding agamous-like MADS-box protein (unknown protein; FUNCTIONS IN: molecular_function unknown; INVOLVED IN: biological_process unknown; LOCATED IN: cellular_component unknown; BEST Arabidopsis thaliana protein match is: unknown protein (TAIR:AT2G41470.1); Has 30201 Blast hits to 17322 proteins in 780 species: Archae - 12; Bacteria - 1396; Metazoa - 17338; Fungi - 3422; Plants - 5037; Viruses - 0; Other Eukaryotes - 2996 (source: NCBI BLink).), translating to MKLKGRRRDLTKKKVRELCDYCGFSSGIIRYDEQRPHERDHEAVSMENELKRLRLLTRRMTCKDLDGLTFPELLSLKSHLQTALLIVKDQTKKIEQLLKEDDGWMLIRRKDAEDGMGREVSVPCKFSTSSTGERQGDEAPAPPLSQLQLQFERRNAEPMMIEYGRLWLLKERMNGRQLDGMNNAELALLQAKIVHGLQELHEHMYAPTMEKIAKKRRYLLREVPGRS from the exons ATGAAGTTGAAAGGGAGGCGAAGAGatttgacgaagaagaaggtgagagaGCTCTGCGATTATTGCGGATTCTCTAGCGGCATCATTAG GTATGATGAACAAAGGCCACACGAACGAGATCACGAAGCAGTG TCTATGGAGAATGAACTCAAGAGATTACGGCTTTTAACCAG GAGAATGACTTGTAAGGATCTCGATGGTCTGACTTTCCCCGAGCTGCTATCACTTAAAAGCCATCTACAGACTGCCTTGCTCATTGTGAAGGACCAAACG aagaagatagagCAGCTGcttaaagaagatgatgggTGGATGCTTATACGG AGGAAGGACGCAGAGGATGGTATGGGGAGAGAGGTTTCTGTTCCCTGCAAATTCTCTACCAGCAG CACGGGTGAGAGACAAGGTGATGAAGCACCAGCACCACCGCTG TCGCAACTGCAGCTACAATTCGAGAGACGAAATGCTGAACCCATGATGATCGAATACGGGAGATTATGGCTGTTGAAGGA GAGAATGAACGGTAGACAGCTCGACGGTATGAACAATGCCGAGCTGGCCTTACTTCAAGCTAAGATAGTACATGGATTGCAGGAGTTGCACGAGCATATGTATGCACCAACAATGGAAAAAATCGCTAAGAAGCGCAGATATCTGTTAAGAGAGGTTCCCGGCCGGAGCTGA
- a CDS encoding agamous-like MADS-box protein produces MENELKRLRLLTRRMTCKDLDGLTFPELLSLKSHLQTALLIVKDQTKKIEQLLKEDDGWMLIRRKDAEDGMGREVSVPCKFSTSSTGERQGDEAPAPPLSQLQLQFERRNAEPMMIEYGRLWLLKERMNGRQLDGMNNAELALLQAKIVHGLQELHEHMYAPTMEKIAKKRRYLLREVPGRS; encoded by the exons ATGGAGAATGAACTCAAGAGATTACGGCTTTTAACCAG GAGAATGACTTGTAAGGATCTCGATGGTCTGACTTTCCCCGAGCTGCTATCACTTAAAAGCCATCTACAGACTGCCTTGCTCATTGTGAAGGACCAAACG aagaagatagagCAGCTGcttaaagaagatgatgggTGGATGCTTATACGG AGGAAGGACGCAGAGGATGGTATGGGGAGAGAGGTTTCTGTTCCCTGCAAATTCTCTACCAGCAG CACGGGTGAGAGACAAGGTGATGAAGCACCAGCACCACCGCTG TCGCAACTGCAGCTACAATTCGAGAGACGAAATGCTGAACCCATGATGATCGAATACGGGAGATTATGGCTGTTGAAGGA GAGAATGAACGGTAGACAGCTCGACGGTATGAACAATGCCGAGCTGGCCTTACTTCAAGCTAAGATAGTACATGGATTGCAGGAGTTGCACGAGCATATGTATGCACCAACAATGGAAAAAATCGCTAAGAAGCGCAGATATCTGTTAAGAGAGGTTCCCGGCCGGAGCTGA
- a CDS encoding N-acetyltransferase (N-acetyltransferases;N-acetyltransferases; FUNCTIONS IN: N-acetyltransferase activity; INVOLVED IN: metabolic process; LOCATED IN: intracellular; EXPRESSED IN: synergid; CONTAINS InterPro DOMAIN/s: GCN5-related N-acetyltransferase, C-terminal (InterPro:IPR022610), GCN5-related N-acetyltransferase (InterPro:IPR000182), Acyl-CoA N-acyltransferase (InterPro:IPR016181), BRCT (InterPro:IPR001357); BEST Arabidopsis thaliana protein match is: BRCT domain-containing DNA repair protein (TAIR:AT4G03130.1); Has 30201 Blast hits to 17322 proteins in 780 species: Archae - 12; Bacteria - 1396; Metazoa - 17338; Fungi - 3422; Plants - 5037; Viruses - 0; Other Eukaryotes - 2996 (source: NCBI BLink).) produces the protein MAPKRASPMQSSLYSIGDYEVAVDGKNFTCESGPKSIQIKFPRNYRVKISEKDKIVSDYPKEDMFLLLNPRDEDDFTKSHLQEVLKLYSKELPDMRYASNTGKQSAFLERCVSKGKYCSLVLKSTLGGDSDEILAAITYQIVPADTQYAEIPLAAVTYTHQKKGFGKLVYEELMKRLHSVGIRTIYCWADKESEGFWLKQGFIKLAEVDHKGKAKGLHIKSNIRKALCFPGGSTLMLSHLNKEFISNLEISSSWKYQCEGSPLSARNNSTGPVTGDSVKLRESFGESVYLDCISGIRSPMDSITGKENNNVISDQATTADSETKCSTPGLKRSWEASLSSLQSKRIRANNNNNSEIAKTDLAQSSAKQSKDGNSSQVDITKDSLPTICKRNDVEQCRMATGIDMEARPNGQHYRILLMDICDENKRAWLTEVIRKLGGTVTLDGTTSTHIVTGKVRKTLNLCTALCSGAWIVSPSWLKESVREGRFANEASHILHDEDYQLKYDTDLKSTVLRAKARPNSLLKGYDICVGPNIELPIKTSSAIIKSAGGNVISGVNKVKEASKAIYIGCEEDTVGALFAAKKGIWTFSSEWFMNCVMKQQLDLQVPQFVESL, from the exons ATGGCGCCAAAGAGAGCATCGCCGATGCAGTCTTCTCTGTACTCTATCG GTGATTACGAGGTTGCAGTGGATGGTAAGAATTTCACCTGTGAATCTGGACCCAAAAGcattcaaattaaatttccCAGAAACTACAGAGTAAAAATCTCAG agaAGGATAAAATCGTTTCTGATTATCCGAAAGAAgacatgtttcttcttcttaatccTCGGGATGAAGATGATTTTACCAAATCTCATCTCCAA GAAGTTTTGAAGTTATATAGCAAAGAGTTACCTGACATGAGATATGCTTCAAACACTGGGAAGCAATCTGCATTTCTTGAGAGATGTGTCTCTAAAGG AAAGTATTGTTCATTGGTTTTGAAGTCCACGCTTGGTGGAGACTCAGATGAG ATCTTAGCTGCAATCACTTATCAAATAGTCCCTGCTGATACACAGTATGCTGAGATACCTCTTGCTGCTGTAACATATACACACCAGAAAAAG GGATTTGGTAAGCTCGTCTATGAAGAATTAATGAAGAGGCTTCATAGTGTTGGCATTCGAACTATATATTGTTGGGCAGACAAAGAATCTGAAGGATTCTGGCTTAAACAG GGGTTTATAAAATTAGCAGAGGTAGACCacaaaggaaaagcaaagGGGTTGCACATTAAGTCTAATATTCGAAAAGCCTTGTGTTTTCCTGGCGGTTCAACTCTCATGCTTTCTCATCTGAACAAGGAATTTATTTCAAACCTTGAGATTTCCTCTTCATGGAAATATCAGTGTGAGGGATCTCCACTCTCGGCAAGAAATAATAGCACAGGTCCTGTGACTGGAGATTCAGTTAAACTGAGAGAGAGCTTTGGTGAAAGCGTATATCTTGACT GTATCTCTGGTATCAGAAGTCCAATGGACTCGATCACAGGAAAGGAAAACAACAACGTGATCTCTGATCAAGCTACCACAGCTGACAGTGAGACCAAATGTTCAACACCAGGCTTAAAGAGATCTTGGGAAGCTTCATTGTCCTCTCTACAATCTAAAAGGATTCGggcaaacaacaataataactCTGAGATAGCAAAAACAGATTTGGCTCAGAGCTCTGCAAAGCAATCGAAAGATGGTAATTCCTCCCAAGTAGATATAACCAAGGATTCCCTGCCCACAATCTGCAAAAGAAACGACGTTGAACAATGTAGAATGGCAACTGGGATAGACATGGAAGCTCGTCCAAATGGACAACACTATAGAATCTTGTTGATGGACATTTGTGATGAAAACAAGAGAGCTTGGTTAACAGAG GTAATAAGAAAACTTGGTGGTACTGTGACCTTGGATGGCACAACGAGCACGCATATTGTCACCGGAAAAGTCAGGAAAACTCTGAATCTCTGCACTGCTCTTTGCTCTGG GGCGTGGATAGTATCACCAAGTTGGTTAAAAGAAAGTGTCCGAGAAGGAAGATTTGCTA atGAAGCTTCACACATACTGCATGACGAAGACTACCAGTTGAAATATGATACTGATCTAAAAAGCACAGTTCTTAGAGCAAAAGCTAGACCAAACTCGTTGCTAAAAGGATATGACATATGCGTTGGACCTAACATTGAACTGCCTATCAAAACTTCATCTGCTATCATCAAATCTGCTGGTGGAAAT GTGATAAGTGGAGTGAATAAGGTAAAGGAGGCGTCAAAAGCGATATACATAGGGTGCGAAGAAGACACAGTAGGGGCATTATTTGCAGCAAAGAAAGGAATTTGGACATTCAGCAGCGAATGGTTCATGAACTGTGTCATGAAGCAACAACTTGATCTTCAAGTTCCTCAGTTTGTTGAGTCCTTATGA
- a CDS encoding N-acetyltransferase (N-acetyltransferases;N-acetyltransferases; FUNCTIONS IN: N-acetyltransferase activity; INVOLVED IN: metabolic process; LOCATED IN: intracellular; EXPRESSED IN: synergid; CONTAINS InterPro DOMAIN/s: GCN5-related N-acetyltransferase, C-terminal (InterPro:IPR022610), GCN5-related N-acetyltransferase (InterPro:IPR000182), Acyl-CoA N-acyltransferase (InterPro:IPR016181), BRCT (InterPro:IPR001357); BEST Arabidopsis thaliana protein match is: BRCT domain-containing DNA repair protein (TAIR:AT4G03130.1); Has 30201 Blast hits to 17322 proteins in 780 species: Archae - 12; Bacteria - 1396; Metazoa - 17338; Fungi - 3422; Plants - 5037; Viruses - 0; Other Eukaryotes - 2996 (source: NCBI BLink).), protein MFLLLNPRDEDDFTKSHLQEVLKLYSKELPDMRYASNTGKQSAFLERCVSKGKYCSLVLKSTLGGDSDEILAAITYQIVPADTQYAEIPLAAVTYTHQKKGFGKLVYEELMKRLHSVGIRTIYCWADKESEGFWLKQGFIKLAEVDHKGKAKGLHIKSNIRKALCFPGGSTLMLSHLNKEFISNLEISSSWKYQCEGSPLSARNNSTGPVTGDSVKLRESFGESVYLDCISGIRSPMDSITGKENNNVISDQATTADSETKCSTPGLKRSWEASLSSLQSKRIRANNNNNSEIAKTDLAQSSAKQSKDGNSSQVDITKDSLPTICKRNDVEQCRMATGIDMEARPNGQHYRILLMDICDENKRAWLTEVIRKLGGTVTLDGTTSTHIVTGKVRKTLNLCTALCSGAWIVSPSWLKESVREGRFANEASHILHDEDYQLKYDTDLKSTVLRAKARPNSLLKGYDICVGPNIELPIKTSSAIIKSAGGNVISGVNKVKEASKAIYIGCEEDTVGALFAAKKGIWTFSSEWFMNCVMKQQLDLQVPQFVESL, encoded by the exons atgtttcttcttcttaatccTCGGGATGAAGATGATTTTACCAAATCTCATCTCCAA GAAGTTTTGAAGTTATATAGCAAAGAGTTACCTGACATGAGATATGCTTCAAACACTGGGAAGCAATCTGCATTTCTTGAGAGATGTGTCTCTAAAGG AAAGTATTGTTCATTGGTTTTGAAGTCCACGCTTGGTGGAGACTCAGATGAG ATCTTAGCTGCAATCACTTATCAAATAGTCCCTGCTGATACACAGTATGCTGAGATACCTCTTGCTGCTGTAACATATACACACCAGAAAAAG GGATTTGGTAAGCTCGTCTATGAAGAATTAATGAAGAGGCTTCATAGTGTTGGCATTCGAACTATATATTGTTGGGCAGACAAAGAATCTGAAGGATTCTGGCTTAAACAG GGGTTTATAAAATTAGCAGAGGTAGACCacaaaggaaaagcaaagGGGTTGCACATTAAGTCTAATATTCGAAAAGCCTTGTGTTTTCCTGGCGGTTCAACTCTCATGCTTTCTCATCTGAACAAGGAATTTATTTCAAACCTTGAGATTTCCTCTTCATGGAAATATCAGTGTGAGGGATCTCCACTCTCGGCAAGAAATAATAGCACAGGTCCTGTGACTGGAGATTCAGTTAAACTGAGAGAGAGCTTTGGTGAAAGCGTATATCTTGACT GTATCTCTGGTATCAGAAGTCCAATGGACTCGATCACAGGAAAGGAAAACAACAACGTGATCTCTGATCAAGCTACCACAGCTGACAGTGAGACCAAATGTTCAACACCAGGCTTAAAGAGATCTTGGGAAGCTTCATTGTCCTCTCTACAATCTAAAAGGATTCGggcaaacaacaataataactCTGAGATAGCAAAAACAGATTTGGCTCAGAGCTCTGCAAAGCAATCGAAAGATGGTAATTCCTCCCAAGTAGATATAACCAAGGATTCCCTGCCCACAATCTGCAAAAGAAACGACGTTGAACAATGTAGAATGGCAACTGGGATAGACATGGAAGCTCGTCCAAATGGACAACACTATAGAATCTTGTTGATGGACATTTGTGATGAAAACAAGAGAGCTTGGTTAACAGAG GTAATAAGAAAACTTGGTGGTACTGTGACCTTGGATGGCACAACGAGCACGCATATTGTCACCGGAAAAGTCAGGAAAACTCTGAATCTCTGCACTGCTCTTTGCTCTGG GGCGTGGATAGTATCACCAAGTTGGTTAAAAGAAAGTGTCCGAGAAGGAAGATTTGCTA atGAAGCTTCACACATACTGCATGACGAAGACTACCAGTTGAAATATGATACTGATCTAAAAAGCACAGTTCTTAGAGCAAAAGCTAGACCAAACTCGTTGCTAAAAGGATATGACATATGCGTTGGACCTAACATTGAACTGCCTATCAAAACTTCATCTGCTATCATCAAATCTGCTGGTGGAAAT GTGATAAGTGGAGTGAATAAGGTAAAGGAGGCGTCAAAAGCGATATACATAGGGTGCGAAGAAGACACAGTAGGGGCATTATTTGCAGCAAAGAAAGGAATTTGGACATTCAGCAGCGAATGGTTCATGAACTGTGTCATGAAGCAACAACTTGATCTTCAAGTTCCTCAGTTTGTTGAGTCCTTATGA